Proteins from one Entomospira culicis genomic window:
- a CDS encoding UTP--glucose-1-phosphate uridylyltransferase, giving the protein MKGVILAAGYGTRFLPATKTLPKEMLPLIDKPTIAFIIEEFVRSGIKDVIVVTSRRKKVMDDYFDRESELEELFTREQSRKKLEKILPADINVAFVRQQEMNGSGHALLAAAPWLGNEPCVVAYPDDLHFGEEPLAKQLIDAYHQNGQCQLATMTCATEELERYGVVAFDDAGKVTSIVEKPARGTAPSNQASIGRFLYTSKFFTLLQEEADKFTDKGEFYHTHGLNRMMALGEVGSVSFSGQRLDVGEPAGYLEATFSYAQQHAEFAPILADLIKKFS; this is encoded by the coding sequence ATGAAGGGAGTCATTTTAGCCGCTGGCTATGGTACGCGCTTTTTGCCGGCCACCAAGACGCTACCCAAAGAGATGTTACCGTTGATTGATAAGCCAACGATTGCTTTTATCATCGAGGAGTTTGTGCGCAGTGGCATTAAGGATGTTATTGTGGTAACCTCCAGACGCAAGAAGGTGATGGACGACTATTTTGATCGTGAGAGCGAGTTAGAAGAGCTCTTTACGCGTGAGCAATCGCGCAAAAAGCTGGAGAAAATTCTCCCTGCCGACATCAATGTGGCGTTTGTGCGCCAACAAGAGATGAATGGTTCGGGACATGCGCTCTTGGCAGCTGCACCTTGGTTGGGCAATGAGCCTTGCGTCGTGGCATATCCTGATGATCTTCACTTTGGAGAGGAGCCTCTCGCCAAGCAGTTAATTGATGCCTATCATCAGAATGGGCAATGTCAGCTAGCCACGATGACTTGTGCAACCGAGGAGTTGGAGCGTTATGGGGTGGTTGCCTTTGACGATGCAGGCAAGGTTACCTCGATTGTGGAGAAGCCTGCGCGTGGCACTGCGCCTTCTAATCAAGCCAGCATTGGTCGTTTTTTATATACCTCGAAATTTTTTACGCTTCTGCAGGAAGAGGCGGACAAGTTTACCGATAAGGGCGAATTTTATCACACCCATGGGCTCAACCGCATGATGGCGTTGGGGGAGGTGGGGAGTGTAAGCTTTAGTGGTCAGCGCCTTGATGTAGGCGAACCTGCTGGCTACTTAGAAGCCACCTTTAGCTATGCGCAACAGCATGCCGAATTTGCACCTATCCTTGCGGATTTGATCAAGAAATTCTCTTAG
- the miaB gene encoding tRNA (N6-isopentenyl adenosine(37)-C2)-methylthiotransferase MiaB, with protein MSKYFIETYGCPMNVAESQALAQSLEEGGHTKASAPNEADWIIVNTCSVRQSAEDRVYGRLGFFKSIRTEINPDLKVAVMGCMAAKKEAKEQLMKAPFHVNAVLPHDQRDDLIKMMSDQITDEVPKFSFYTYHPSDDGIHAYVPIMHGCNNYCTFCIIPYLRGKEISRPKEEIAQELQRHVDQGVKEITLLGQNVNSYQDGEVDFPALIRYLSAQVKGKVWFRFTSSHPKDFNLDLIDALKSDARFCPHLHVAVQHGSDRILREMARETRRDKFEALVREVRAQWPQAALITDLMVGFPSESEEDMQALFAMLDTVQFEDAFMYYYNTRPGTPAAKRTDVVPEAIKSLRLQQLIDKQRAISHQILRKQIGQEREVLLISPAKKTENGFLGRTQRNENVIVVGKQFNVGDFVHVQLRDINGQTLLCDVL; from the coding sequence ATGAGCAAATATTTTATCGAGACATACGGCTGTCCTATGAACGTTGCCGAATCTCAAGCCCTTGCCCAATCGCTGGAAGAAGGCGGACACACCAAGGCCAGCGCGCCAAATGAGGCCGACTGGATCATCGTCAACACTTGTAGCGTGCGTCAAAGTGCCGAGGATCGCGTTTATGGGCGTCTAGGCTTCTTCAAGAGCATCCGCACCGAGATTAACCCCGATCTCAAAGTTGCCGTGATGGGCTGTATGGCCGCCAAAAAAGAGGCCAAAGAGCAACTGATGAAAGCGCCCTTCCATGTTAATGCGGTGCTCCCTCACGACCAGCGCGACGACCTTATCAAAATGATGAGCGACCAAATCACCGACGAAGTGCCTAAATTCTCCTTCTACACCTACCACCCCAGCGACGACGGCATCCATGCCTATGTCCCCATCATGCACGGTTGTAACAACTACTGCACCTTCTGTATCATCCCCTATCTTAGAGGCAAAGAGATTAGCCGCCCCAAAGAGGAGATCGCCCAAGAGCTACAACGCCATGTCGACCAAGGCGTCAAAGAGATTACGCTCTTAGGGCAGAATGTCAACAGCTATCAAGATGGCGAGGTCGACTTTCCAGCGCTCATTCGTTATCTTAGTGCGCAGGTGAAGGGTAAGGTGTGGTTTCGTTTTACCAGTAGCCATCCCAAAGATTTTAATCTTGATCTCATCGATGCGCTTAAGAGTGATGCGCGCTTTTGTCCACATCTGCATGTGGCGGTGCAACATGGTAGCGATCGCATTTTGCGTGAGATGGCTAGAGAGACGCGTCGCGATAAATTCGAAGCACTGGTACGCGAGGTACGTGCCCAATGGCCACAGGCCGCCTTGATTACGGATCTCATGGTGGGCTTCCCAAGCGAGAGCGAGGAGGACATGCAGGCACTCTTTGCCATGCTTGATACGGTGCAATTTGAAGATGCTTTTATGTATTATTATAATACGCGTCCCGGTACGCCAGCTGCCAAGCGTACGGATGTGGTGCCTGAAGCGATTAAGTCACTACGACTGCAACAACTTATCGACAAACAGCGCGCCATTAGCCATCAGATTTTACGTAAACAAATTGGGCAAGAGCGCGAAGTGCTCTTAATTAGCCCCGCCAAAAAGACCGAAAATGGGTTTCTTGGACGCACCCAGCGCAATGAGAATGTCATTGTGGTGGGTAAGCAATTTAACGTAGGAGATTTTGTTCATGTGCAACTGCGCGATATTAATGGACAAACCCTCCTTTGTGATGTATTATAG
- a CDS encoding CheB methylesterase domain-containing protein, with protein MQNKETPQVGERNLIGKMKDWPKYEPTRFTKSADIVCIGISTGGPAALIKMLGQIEEDFPLPIVIVQHIPLDFVDDFVRSLSSSAKLPIRIAEEGQKVKRGEILVAPGNQHLTIVREGLYKKVKLTSTPAVGGHRPSVDVLFASVAQAYHGRVIAVLMTGMGKDGAREMGELYNLGAITVAQDEKSSVVYGMPKAAVDAGYVHYVVSLDRMAKTLISLANKYSDYIPAPAKS; from the coding sequence ATGCAGAATAAAGAAACTCCCCAGGTGGGCGAGAGGAATTTGATTGGTAAAATGAAGGATTGGCCTAAGTATGAGCCTACGCGGTTCACAAAGTCGGCAGATATTGTCTGTATTGGCATCTCCACGGGAGGGCCAGCAGCGCTCATTAAGATGCTTGGACAGATTGAAGAAGATTTTCCTTTACCTATTGTGATTGTTCAGCATATTCCCCTCGATTTCGTCGATGACTTTGTGCGTAGCCTCTCCTCCAGCGCCAAGCTACCTATTCGTATCGCCGAAGAGGGGCAGAAGGTGAAACGTGGGGAAATTTTAGTCGCCCCCGGTAATCAACATCTCACCATTGTGCGCGAAGGTCTTTATAAGAAAGTCAAACTCACTAGCACACCAGCGGTGGGTGGGCATCGTCCTAGTGTCGATGTGCTCTTTGCGAGTGTCGCGCAGGCATACCATGGGCGCGTCATTGCCGTTCTCATGACTGGTATGGGGAAAGATGGCGCCAGAGAGATGGGTGAACTCTATAATTTGGGGGCAATTACCGTTGCTCAAGATGAAAAGAGCTCGGTGGTTTACGGCATGCCCAAAGCTGCCGTGGATGCTGGCTACGTCCATTACGTCGTAAGCTTGGATCGGATGGCGAAAACGCTCATCTCACTGGCAAACAAATATAGCGATTACATCCCTGCCCCTGCAAAAAGTTGA
- a CDS encoding pseudouridine synthase, which yields MEILFKSNERKNITVVYEDEAILIVYKPRYMHTLKQSHSEDSLELFLEQLPLNLSVLPESGLIQRLDFVTAGLVLVAKNVDSYHYLRQESRDFRMEKEYQAISSLATASFVPTGFSAHAWDTRRMQEGWFVDIASRFVYRGKGREAVRLLPIESRSKHASDSYYSHVMLDKIEPEARYHFRVRLHKGYRHQVRATLSALGFPIFGDTLYGGVAQDIVAFWATALRFRHPRSNEHVQCCWQILP from the coding sequence ATGGAGATTCTATTTAAAAGCAACGAACGAAAGAATATTACAGTGGTTTATGAAGATGAGGCAATTTTGATTGTCTATAAGCCCAGATATATGCATACGTTAAAACAATCTCATAGCGAAGATTCGTTGGAATTGTTTCTCGAGCAGTTACCGTTGAACCTATCGGTATTACCAGAATCTGGCTTAATTCAGCGCTTAGATTTTGTGACGGCTGGATTGGTATTGGTTGCCAAAAATGTCGATAGTTATCACTATCTACGGCAAGAGAGTCGGGATTTTCGGATGGAAAAGGAGTATCAAGCGATAAGCTCCTTGGCAACGGCGAGCTTTGTACCTACGGGATTTTCTGCTCACGCGTGGGATACTCGGCGTATGCAGGAAGGCTGGTTTGTAGATATTGCTTCGCGTTTTGTCTATCGTGGTAAGGGGCGCGAGGCGGTACGTTTATTGCCGATAGAGAGTCGATCGAAGCACGCTAGTGATAGTTATTACAGTCATGTTATGCTAGATAAAATAGAGCCAGAGGCGAGATATCACTTTCGGGTTCGCCTGCATAAAGGCTATCGTCATCAGGTACGTGCGACGCTTTCGGCGCTGGGTTTTCCTATTTTCGGCGATACGCTCTATGGTGGAGTTGCGCAGGATATTGTTGCTTTTTGGGCGACAGCCTTGAGGTTTCGGCATCCAAGGAGCAATGAACATGTGCAATGTTGCTGGCAAATTTTACCGTAG
- a CDS encoding CheR family methyltransferase, with the protein MSVTPEIYLRFSRLIYEHSGLTFNDINMSILQSRLGEQLRKHNNITLEDYFKLVSSRQSELKQLLAAVTTNLTKFFRNQAQYDALQHFIIPKLVEHKRQTRARPFIRCWSAGCSTGEEVYTNAICLREWLPPDFSFEVIGTDLNPENLDVARKGVYSRERVEEIPNGWANKYFIPKAEEYEVNLLLREGVRFDYHNLNDPAYSINFDIIFCRNVLIYFDESARLKVTKNFYGALNDLGYLVIGHSESLFGLDTPFKFIRTQWSSLYGKN; encoded by the coding sequence GTGTCTGTAACGCCAGAGATTTATTTACGTTTTAGCCGGCTCATTTATGAGCACAGTGGGCTTACCTTTAACGACATTAATATGAGCATTTTGCAGAGTCGTTTGGGTGAGCAATTGCGCAAGCATAACAACATCACGTTGGAAGATTACTTCAAGTTGGTGAGCTCGCGCCAGAGTGAGCTTAAGCAGTTGTTGGCAGCGGTTACCACCAACTTAACTAAATTTTTTCGCAACCAAGCCCAGTACGACGCACTTCAACATTTCATTATTCCCAAACTTGTCGAACATAAGCGCCAAACGCGCGCGCGCCCCTTTATTCGCTGTTGGAGTGCTGGATGCTCTACCGGTGAAGAGGTCTACACCAATGCTATCTGTTTACGAGAGTGGTTGCCGCCTGACTTTAGTTTTGAAGTGATCGGCACCGATCTCAACCCCGAAAATCTCGATGTTGCGCGCAAGGGCGTTTATAGTCGTGAGCGGGTGGAAGAGATCCCCAACGGCTGGGCAAATAAGTATTTTATCCCCAAAGCAGAGGAGTATGAAGTCAATTTATTATTGCGCGAAGGCGTGCGTTTTGACTATCACAACCTTAATGATCCAGCCTATTCGATCAATTTTGATATCATTTTTTGTCGAAATGTCTTGATTTATTTCGACGAAAGCGCCAGATTAAAAGTAACTAAAAATTTTTATGGAGCTCTCAACGATCTTGGCTACTTGGTAATCGGACACTCCGAAAGCCTTTTTGGACTAGATACCCCATTCAAATTTATTCGTACGCAGTGGAGCTCTTTGTATGGAAAAAATTAG
- a CDS encoding ParA family protein, with translation MSNVIVFANQKGGVGKTTSAVNIGASLAEKDQKVLLIDFDPQGNLSSSVGLFNNEKTIYSALAGQFSINEVIHAIPEFKLDVIPATIDLSAASLELADQEKREYFLKELLDPIKERYDFILIDCPPSLDLLTINGIVASDAIIIPVQCEFFAAQGFLTLLFNTISRIKQRLNPKLHILGVIFTMYDSRTRLAQEVIEMVVEKVGDPSLFFKTVIPRNVKLAEAPSHSQPVTQYASASSGAERYRNLAQEVLERVKK, from the coding sequence ATGTCTAATGTTATCGTCTTTGCAAATCAAAAAGGGGGAGTCGGAAAGACCACCAGCGCCGTCAATATTGGTGCCTCCCTGGCGGAAAAGGATCAAAAAGTCTTATTGATAGATTTTGATCCCCAAGGAAATTTATCCAGCTCTGTAGGGTTATTTAATAACGAGAAAACTATTTATAGCGCGTTGGCTGGGCAATTTTCCATCAACGAGGTCATTCACGCCATCCCCGAATTTAAGTTAGACGTTATTCCCGCTACCATCGACCTCTCGGCCGCCTCCTTAGAGCTCGCCGATCAGGAGAAGCGGGAGTACTTTCTTAAAGAGCTCCTAGATCCAATCAAAGAGCGCTACGACTTCATCCTGATCGACTGCCCACCCTCCCTCGATCTTCTCACGATTAACGGCATCGTCGCCTCGGATGCCATCATCATCCCCGTGCAGTGCGAATTTTTTGCTGCACAAGGCTTTCTCACCCTACTCTTCAACACCATCAGTCGGATTAAACAGCGCCTCAATCCAAAACTTCACATCCTTGGCGTCATATTCACCATGTACGATAGTCGCACGCGTCTTGCCCAAGAGGTTATCGAGATGGTGGTAGAAAAAGTCGGGGATCCCTCGCTCTTCTTTAAAACCGTCATTCCACGCAACGTCAAACTTGCCGAAGCGCCCAGCCACAGTCAACCCGTTACACAATACGCCAGCGCCAGCTCGGGGGCAGAACGATATAGAAACTTAGCACAAGAGGTCTTAGAGCGTGTCAAAAAGTAG
- the trpS gene encoding tryptophan--tRNA ligase: MRKRTLTGIKPTGEMHLGNYLGAIRPALALAEEHDAYYFIADYHALNGIKDANALRDYAKSVAAAWLACGLNPTNTCFYRQSDVPEVHELTTMLMAFSAKGLLNRAHAYKSAVEQNIMDNRDPDYHINMGLYTYPVLMAADILIAQADLVPVGYDQKQHIEMARDIAEAFNHAYGEELLKLPSPYFAQQSQVVVGLDGRKMSKSYGNVIPLFASDSQLKKLVNRIQTNSQSIDEVKDPDQCNVFSLYKSFANAQEIEALAERYRQPGMGWGEAKQALFLRLNEELTPIREQYAYWMAYPEKMEEILMDGASRVRALAQEQILRLKEATGLR; the protein is encoded by the coding sequence ATGCGTAAACGAACATTAACCGGAATCAAGCCAACGGGCGAGATGCACTTAGGCAATTACTTAGGAGCAATTCGCCCGGCCTTGGCGTTAGCAGAAGAGCATGATGCTTACTACTTTATCGCCGATTACCACGCGCTGAATGGCATTAAAGATGCAAACGCGTTGCGTGATTACGCAAAAAGTGTGGCTGCAGCGTGGTTGGCCTGTGGCTTGAATCCGACTAATACCTGTTTTTATCGACAAAGCGACGTACCCGAAGTGCATGAGCTTACCACCATGTTAATGGCTTTTAGTGCTAAAGGATTGCTTAATCGTGCCCATGCGTATAAGTCGGCCGTAGAGCAAAATATTATGGATAATCGCGACCCTGATTATCACATTAATATGGGGCTCTATACCTATCCTGTACTGATGGCTGCCGATATTTTGATTGCTCAAGCCGATCTTGTGCCGGTGGGATATGATCAAAAGCAACATATCGAGATGGCGCGCGATATTGCCGAGGCGTTTAATCATGCCTATGGGGAGGAGCTTCTCAAGCTACCTAGCCCTTACTTTGCACAACAGAGTCAGGTGGTGGTGGGTCTGGACGGAAGAAAAATGAGTAAGAGCTATGGCAATGTTATCCCGCTTTTTGCTAGTGATTCGCAGTTGAAAAAGTTGGTTAATCGCATTCAAACTAACTCGCAATCGATTGATGAAGTCAAAGATCCCGATCAATGCAATGTCTTTTCACTGTATAAATCCTTCGCTAATGCACAAGAGATAGAGGCACTTGCCGAGCGCTATCGTCAACCGGGTATGGGCTGGGGGGAGGCGAAGCAGGCGCTCTTTTTACGCCTTAATGAGGAGCTTACCCCAATTCGTGAGCAGTACGCCTATTGGATGGCGTATCCAGAAAAAATGGAAGAGATCTTGATGGATGGCGCTTCGCGGGTAAGAGCCTTGGCGCAAGAGCAGATTCTACGCTTGAAAGAAGCAACAGGGTTACGCTAG
- a CDS encoding lipopolysaccharide assembly protein LapA domain-containing protein, with the protein MYKLILSTLALVLVGIFMAMNSSQRVVLNLLFTSLNDFPLALACLLFLVLGLVGSIPFFLADRIQLLQKQKQEVRRLNTYLEAARSEIKELEKRVKSQEEPLTER; encoded by the coding sequence ATGTACAAACTAATCCTCTCAACCCTCGCCCTCGTGCTTGTCGGTATTTTTATGGCGATGAATTCTAGCCAAAGAGTCGTTTTGAACCTTTTGTTCACTAGCTTAAACGATTTTCCCTTAGCCTTAGCGTGCCTACTCTTTTTGGTATTAGGATTGGTGGGAAGCATCCCCTTCTTCCTTGCCGATCGTATCCAGCTTCTTCAAAAACAGAAGCAAGAGGTGCGTCGCCTCAACACCTACCTTGAGGCTGCCCGTAGCGAAATCAAAGAGTTGGAAAAAAGAGTAAAAAGCCAAGAAGAGCCTCTGACAGAGCGTTAA
- a CDS encoding alpha/beta hydrolase family protein, which translates to MKRIPLSITIMLFLVNHLSAQLRYNYAPYSFEAMQNYPFKSSEIVLTQVLRETPEYIGYEAYFHTMGRKMSLFVGVPRGQLEPSKGAVILLRPFQPHYNYTTGQAVEKIAQAYMLAGYVVIAPDFFGFGLSEDAPMGMANSAETYLMMPINTVELYLTLQRSPLFLSQRIPSSLRPLLPERFQQIALWGQGDGGYVALHTLALLGEPIPTILWSPVTLDFAHAWSFFRQQYSLIAGRNAQQFVQEFLRFYKVSDYAILNNLHRIAQTTPIRLTHGEADARVPLAWSQQFINSVQKENTQRRAENIKSIDLSYTLIAQAPHDLMKHTPNIVLNDIAWLKQFYLPY; encoded by the coding sequence ATGAAAAGAATACCACTATCTATCACCATTATGCTCTTTCTCGTCAATCACTTATCGGCACAACTACGCTACAACTATGCGCCTTATAGCTTTGAGGCGATGCAGAACTATCCTTTTAAAAGTTCTGAAATCGTGCTTACCCAAGTATTACGCGAAACCCCAGAATACATTGGCTATGAGGCTTATTTCCATACCATGGGACGCAAAATGTCGCTCTTTGTGGGCGTGCCCAGAGGACAACTGGAACCCAGTAAAGGCGCGGTCATTCTTTTACGACCATTCCAACCTCACTACAACTATACCACTGGGCAGGCCGTCGAAAAGATAGCGCAAGCCTACATGCTTGCCGGCTACGTCGTCATTGCTCCAGATTTCTTTGGCTTTGGCCTCTCCGAAGATGCCCCCATGGGGATGGCGAACTCCGCCGAAACCTATCTGATGATGCCCATCAATACGGTAGAGCTCTATCTTACCCTACAACGATCGCCTCTCTTTCTTAGCCAGAGAATACCCTCAAGCTTACGTCCATTGTTGCCAGAACGTTTTCAACAGATTGCGCTGTGGGGTCAAGGCGATGGCGGCTATGTTGCCTTGCATACCCTCGCGCTCTTGGGCGAACCCATTCCCACTATCCTCTGGTCGCCAGTAACGCTCGACTTTGCGCATGCTTGGAGCTTTTTTCGCCAACAGTATAGCCTAATTGCTGGACGTAACGCACAGCAATTTGTGCAGGAATTCTTACGCTTCTATAAAGTCTCCGACTATGCTATCCTCAATAATCTCCACCGCATCGCCCAAACCACCCCCATTCGGCTCACCCACGGAGAGGCTGATGCGAGAGTTCCCCTTGCATGGAGCCAACAATTTATCAACAGCGTGCAAAAAGAGAACACGCAACGCAGAGCCGAAAACATCAAAAGCATCGACCTCTCTTATACGCTGATTGCCCAAGCGCCACACGACCTCATGAAGCATACGCCAAACATTGTCCTCAATGATATCGCGTGGCTTAAGCAATTTTATCTCCCATACTAA
- a CDS encoding LacI family DNA-binding transcriptional regulator, whose amino-acid sequence MKEKLRGIKAIAHEAGVAISTVSCVLNNTGRISVETRERILQIAKELNYEPSFVAQSLKRKRTRVVGLFISNEVSEFYSKLIRGINEGLSSEGYEFVVCHGAKAQRFLGEGFLDGVIVFDSIIGEREITQVASAGKPVLLLDRTISAKGVSTLLLDNMKGVADAMAHLVEQGHQEIHCVTGSLNQFYMEERMRAVRHFLQEHQSVVVHWHTSSLEEQSGYRVAKSIYVRAFRRPLVFFVFNDQTALGIYDYARRNDLEVGKDIIIVGCDGLSIGRYLYPHLSSVAFDIDLWGRRSASIMINQLLQIDSSPVRELFPMKLIVGASSLREDLTQRMRV is encoded by the coding sequence ATGAAAGAGAAATTGAGGGGTATCAAAGCCATAGCGCATGAGGCAGGAGTGGCCATTTCGACGGTATCCTGTGTGCTTAATAATACGGGGCGCATCTCGGTGGAGACGAGGGAGCGAATTTTACAGATTGCAAAGGAGTTAAATTATGAGCCGAGTTTTGTGGCTCAAAGCTTGAAGCGTAAGCGTACGCGGGTGGTTGGATTGTTTATTAGTAATGAGGTGAGTGAATTTTATAGCAAGTTGATTCGTGGGATTAACGAGGGGTTGAGTAGTGAGGGGTATGAGTTTGTGGTTTGCCATGGGGCAAAGGCGCAGAGATTTTTGGGTGAGGGTTTTTTGGATGGGGTTATTGTCTTTGATTCGATTATTGGCGAGCGCGAGATTACGCAGGTCGCTTCGGCGGGTAAGCCTGTGCTACTGTTAGATCGTACGATATCGGCAAAGGGGGTCTCCACGCTTCTTTTAGATAACATGAAGGGCGTTGCCGATGCCATGGCGCATTTGGTGGAACAAGGGCATCAAGAGATTCATTGCGTTACGGGATCGTTGAATCAATTTTATATGGAGGAGCGCATGCGTGCGGTTCGTCACTTCTTACAGGAGCATCAATCGGTGGTGGTACACTGGCACACCAGTAGCTTAGAGGAGCAATCGGGGTATCGCGTTGCCAAGAGTATTTATGTGCGAGCATTTCGTCGGCCTTTGGTCTTTTTTGTCTTTAACGATCAGACGGCGCTGGGCATTTATGACTATGCAAGAAGAAATGACTTAGAAGTGGGCAAAGATATTATTATTGTAGGATGTGATGGCTTATCGATTGGACGATATCTCTATCCGCACTTAAGCAGTGTCGCTTTTGACATTGATTTATGGGGACGGCGCTCTGCTTCGATCATGATCAATCAATTATTACAGATCGATAGCTCCCCCGTGCGTGAACTCTTCCCGATGAAACTGATCGTTGGGGCTTCGAGTCTACGCGAAGATCTCACCCAGCGTATGCGCGTCTAA
- a CDS encoding ParB/RepB/Spo0J family partition protein, whose product MSKSRLGAGAASLLGSLASEGKEQIQQVAIGEVKPNEQQPRQYFDEEKLSELAQSIKQNGILQPLLVEKVAGNYLLIAGERRLRAAQLAGLNQVPVVVKQFNAEQKLEVALIENIQREDLKPIEQANTYAQLISLLNLSHEELANRIGKSRSAVTNTLRLLQLPAPIQEALEQGKMSAGHARALLSLENQPELQQKLSQMIIEEEISVRETEERAKTMVQTSHKSSSSKPKTTRSAQILHTEKKLMENLGVKLQIKGDEHRGVIAIRYHSQEKLNRIIALLEHSDKEE is encoded by the coding sequence GTGTCAAAAAGTAGATTAGGCGCCGGCGCTGCCTCGCTTTTGGGGAGTTTAGCCAGCGAGGGAAAAGAGCAGATTCAACAGGTAGCCATCGGTGAGGTAAAACCCAATGAGCAACAACCTCGTCAATATTTTGATGAGGAGAAGCTTAGCGAACTTGCCCAGTCGATTAAACAGAATGGTATCTTACAGCCGCTCTTGGTAGAAAAAGTTGCGGGCAACTATCTATTAATCGCCGGTGAGCGCCGACTACGTGCTGCCCAACTCGCGGGATTAAATCAAGTCCCAGTCGTGGTAAAGCAATTTAACGCCGAGCAGAAGCTTGAGGTTGCCCTCATCGAGAATATTCAACGCGAAGATCTCAAACCTATCGAGCAAGCCAATACATACGCGCAACTCATTAGCCTGCTTAACTTATCGCATGAAGAGTTAGCAAACCGCATTGGTAAGAGCCGTAGCGCAGTTACCAATACCTTACGTCTCTTACAATTACCTGCACCCATTCAAGAAGCACTGGAGCAGGGAAAAATGAGCGCAGGTCATGCCAGAGCCTTGCTCTCCTTGGAGAATCAACCAGAACTCCAGCAAAAGCTCTCGCAAATGATTATTGAAGAAGAAATTTCGGTGCGCGAAACCGAAGAACGCGCCAAAACGATGGTACAAACATCTCATAAGAGTAGCTCATCTAAACCCAAAACCACGCGATCGGCGCAGATTCTTCACACCGAAAAGAAATTAATGGAAAACTTAGGAGTCAAACTCCAAATCAAGGGTGATGAGCATCGGGGGGTGATAGCCATTCGCTATCATTCACAGGAGAAATTAAACCGCATTATTGCGTTACTTGAACACTCTGATAAAGAAGAATAG